atgatcttcagcacaGTCTTATGCATGagtccacaaaggtttctgaaatggtacgaccaaaaaaaaagcttaGCAACGCGCGTAGGATACaacttgtattaaatataaataaatgcaaataatgattatcctactaatattataaacgcgaaagtttgtatttatggatgtatggatatttgttcctctttcacgtaaaaactaccgaatggattttaatgaaagtttacaataatatagcttgtACATTAGAATGcaacataggctataatttttaaagatagtgtgtgaatttttcaaaatataataatacttgtCAAGTAAATCGGAAAAAATCTGTCCTCTGTGAGCTATTCTTGCGTATGCTGCataaactgtagagtttacacgtatgtaaagtataagagaaatgtttatcttaattagtcctacaaaaaagtccgcgacagcatatatctctatatcttttatgagtaagccattatcggaAAATTAGTGAATCATAAACACAATAaaagttgaaaatatatttataatgcacatttggtagtaacaaattgatttttatgtcacagaaccaattttgatgaattttggtattaAGATAGATATAGAGAAGATAATAAGAAGTACTTAataatcctgcgcagacgaagtcgtaGGTACCAGCTAGTTAATAGATAAATCTGAAACAGACTAATTGAATTAATGTAAGGAATAAGGGTCACAAGACGATAAACATTAACCCCAAAATAGAAATAACCCTCCGCGTAGTGCTCGTgcgggaactatttttatttcggCGTACGCGCGCTTTATTTAAATCACGCTCACATATTGTTCAGACGTATAATTCCTTCAGGatctttgaaatatttaaaccagaacaacaattaaaactaaatataaaaaatattataaattcgaaAATTCTCTGTCAAATTTGTGAtgaaattattgaatatttcgaaaaaattgttttggcTAAGGGGTAGTTCAGTGAACTTTTAACCGTGTTAAGCGTACgcaaaatatctaaaaatattgtgCGTGAGTAATACTTGTGTAAATGGTGAAATATTTCGACTCTCCTAAACTTCCTGTCGGTTCATTAGTTCGTGTTGGTGTAGCTTTGTCTGGACGAGAACGCTGCACATTTAAACGAAAACATTGAGCGACGAGTTAGTTTGTGTATCTTGCTTTTTAATGATGACTCGAGGTCCTACCATCGTTCGGGTGAATCCAAGTGGTGGTCATAGTGGTGGGGGTATAAAGTGTTGTTGTTGTCGTTGTTGTGAATGTCTCAACTTGGGGTACTTGACTTCACAACCTGGTGCTTTGAAGATAGCTGAAGCTGTAAGTCTTGTTTATTCTCTGCTTATATTGATATGTGATTTTAATCATAACTAGGAcgccttatttttttacatatgagttttattgcattatttttaatagtggaATCTTGATATTAACTAATTTTCATAGAATTCTTAAATTCTTTGTAAGAAATGAATTCACTGAATGTAATTGTGTGTATGTTcaacgtatgtatgtatatcttgTACTcttcatacgcttcagcctgtaatatccccctaccgggcataggcttctttctccatgtaggagaagaatcagagcgtaatccaccacgctgctctaatgcgggttgccggatatattccctactatgagtaacgatcgctatcaggtgtacatgaaaacaaccgggactgacggcttaacgtgctctccgaggtacggtggggagacccacaaggactgcacaaacacccagaccacggcaaacacctgtatagccaatacaaatgtttgtcatgtgcggggatcgaacccgcaaccgccagcgcaacaggtacaatctatggctgtaaccgttgcgccaacgcggcgtccgtATATCCTGTGTTCACAATAATTTATAACtgctaatttattaaattatctaatactattaaacgagcaattatatagaatctgaatctcggaaacggctccaacaattttcatgaaatttagtatgcaggggatttcggtgGAGacaaataaatctagctaggattcatttttagaaaatgtcgttttatcccggtttttagacaatgaaataATGGCTATAATATCGTTAaaatatgaaggtaaattttgcACTTGTTAATagagttgtaatagctcaggtgggaaatcggccaaTCGCGACCGACAGAAAAAaccatggttcaaatcctcgaATTTTCCATATcggttattattttttctttcttttttctaattgcactcgttatttttttatttacggttTGAGCCCGcgacctatttattttttaggtcatcattttttttaagtgattgtaataatataatttttagtgtagatatataatatatatataataagcgaGTAACACCTTTTCTACTTTCTTGTGCAacgacaaacattttttaatctaCAAAAACATTTAGTTTATCAAGATTTCTacgaaaattaataaacgctatTGACTAGGTATGCGTGAATAAATATCGGTAGCCATATGCATGGATGACTAATGAAAAGTATTTTAGATGTTCATTTCTAAGTAGACTGTACCCGTATCCTTACGGCACAATTTATttgcttaaaaaattaatagacaTGCACAATCGGATTAAATGTTACAAACTAATTATTTACAGATGCTGGGAAGTTTATGTCAAAGCTTGTTAGTAAAGTATGGGTTATCCGAAGCTAGCAGTATGGGCTCAGCGTTCCACGGCTTCCTCACGACTGCATCAGCTTGCCTCTTAACCACAACGTTGCTTATCACCTGCTACGTATTGTCGTCTAATTCACAACAATTGATACGACAATCTATATTTGTAAgaagtttttgttataaaaccatagatatttttaaatagatagatatttttatatagagaTCGTTGgaatagacaatattttaatactttttaaacttCAATATTGCCGTTAGGAATATCTATAAAGAGACGATGATTAATGTAATATGAGgttgtattttgtaaaatagtattttagttacttaaagtgtgaaaaatgtaacaagttcaaattaaattatgatatgcgttttattttttgcaataaatttttctatttcaaaacaaaaacaaaatacgtTGTTTCCGCGTTACGAAGTTTGATAGATAGTAAATTCCAGTATTCGTTTAATGAAGTTTTCTACTTATAGGTAAGTAGGTTTAGGTTAGTATTAGGTACAATGAAACAAGGAAcaaggaaattttaaatttaaatgtaatcaaaCTTCGTTAAATccattaaataacaatatatattttcttaattttatattatttacaaaataaatagataccTATGTAGCTTTATAAATTATCTtgatatgtacctacatacttAATTATAACCTTGATATACGATTATTTTGAGAATATTTATGATATAGTGTTATTTGCTGATGATACATcgctaattttcaaagttgataggAAAGAAGTAAACTATGATGACGTGAACCGTTCTTTAtcgcgaattcaagattggtttaaaacaaacaacttggttttgaacgccaagAAAATGCATGCGTTCTGTTTGCGGCGTCCAATGTTAGGCATccgaattataatttgaaaataaataacaagacTCTTAATGTCAGTGGTACTACAGTTTTATTTAGGTATTCGGACtctgtatttcatgcaatatatccctactaatattataaatgtgaatgtaagtttgttacgctttcacgcgaaaactacttaatcgatatcatgaaactttgtacacctaTTCTTAGTGGTATTAGAAGTAAGATagcttacattttattaaaaaaaaaatcaatgcggatgaagccgcgggtaaaagctaggtaatatctttatatataatgaAGAAGATTCTCTGAGTAGGCTTCTTAATAAAGTGACGTCAGCAATATAACATCACGATGACCACAT
Above is a genomic segment from Melitaea cinxia chromosome 5, ilMelCinx1.1, whole genome shotgun sequence containing:
- the LOC123654027 gene encoding protein singles bar — protein: MMTRGPTIVRVNPSGGHSGGGIKCCCCRCCECLNLGYLTSQPGALKIAEAMLGSLCQSLLVKYGLSEASSMGSAFHGFLTTASACLLTTTLLITCYVLSSNSQQLIRQSIFEFAFNAVACFMYLSASSYMGVAVNIYLYPRYALVNMYAAYPAMTAVYYIGVVVGILHGVDAYVSYRYYKGLR